One window of the Streptomyces asoensis genome contains the following:
- a CDS encoding ABC transporter permease produces the protein MTALPALPALPALAGRQFAGTGVLLRFALRRDRVLIPVWVAVNTLMVLSMPNTLKGLYGTPADRADLLRQLETNASLRALIGPVFDDSLGALTAWRVGVYAAALAAVTSLLVVVRHTRDEEESGRQELVASGMVGRRASLTAALLAAGVANAVLALLVTAGLAGQGAAGALAFGLGLAGVGMLFATMAAIVAQLTESARLARGLTAAALGVAFVLRAAGDSATDGGTSVLTWLSPLGWLENLRAFADERWWVLPLFAAAVVAQGALAYGLAGRRDVGMSFLPTLPGPATGRLGTASALAWRLQRGGVLGWSVGFLLAGVVYGGLTEGAADLVADNDKAREVFERMGGRSDLTDAFLASMIGMLGLIAALYVVSSVLRLHGEETSGRAEPVLANAVGRLRWAAGHLLIAFGGATLIMLLAGLGFAAGYGEEVLPILGACLVQIPAIWLVGGLAVLLYGTAPRLAPAAWGVAGAILLIGWIGPALDAPQAVLDLSPFGHLPKLPGGGMEWGPVLVLSGASAALVAAGLAALRRRDMST, from the coding sequence GTGACCGCCCTGCCCGCCCTGCCCGCCCTGCCCGCCCTCGCGGGACGGCAGTTCGCCGGGACCGGCGTCCTGCTGCGCTTCGCACTCCGCCGCGACCGGGTGCTGATCCCCGTCTGGGTGGCCGTGAACACCCTGATGGTCCTCTCCATGCCGAACACCCTCAAGGGCCTCTACGGCACCCCGGCCGACCGTGCCGACCTGCTGCGGCAGCTGGAGACCAACGCCTCCCTGCGGGCCCTGATCGGCCCGGTCTTCGACGACTCGCTCGGCGCGCTGACGGCCTGGCGGGTGGGCGTGTACGCGGCCGCGCTCGCCGCCGTGACGAGCCTGCTGGTCGTCGTACGGCACACCCGCGACGAGGAGGAGAGCGGCCGCCAGGAACTCGTCGCGTCCGGCATGGTCGGCCGCCGCGCCTCCCTGACGGCGGCCCTGCTCGCGGCGGGCGTCGCCAACGCCGTCCTGGCCCTGCTGGTGACGGCGGGCCTGGCGGGCCAGGGAGCGGCGGGGGCGCTGGCCTTCGGCCTCGGTCTCGCCGGGGTGGGCATGCTGTTCGCGACCATGGCCGCGATCGTCGCGCAGCTCACCGAGAGCGCACGGCTGGCCCGGGGCCTGACGGCCGCCGCCCTGGGCGTCGCATTCGTCCTGCGGGCGGCGGGGGACTCGGCGACCGATGGGGGCACCTCCGTGCTGACCTGGCTGTCACCGCTGGGCTGGCTGGAGAACCTGCGGGCGTTCGCGGACGAGCGGTGGTGGGTGCTGCCGCTGTTCGCGGCGGCGGTCGTGGCGCAGGGCGCGCTGGCGTACGGGCTGGCCGGCCGCCGGGACGTGGGCATGAGCTTCCTGCCCACCCTCCCGGGCCCGGCGACGGGCCGGCTGGGTACGGCCTCCGCGCTGGCCTGGCGGCTGCAACGGGGCGGTGTGCTGGGCTGGAGCGTCGGCTTCCTCCTCGCGGGGGTGGTGTACGGCGGGCTCACGGAGGGCGCGGCCGACCTGGTCGCCGACAACGACAAGGCCCGCGAGGTCTTCGAGCGGATGGGCGGCCGGTCGGACCTGACGGACGCGTTCCTCGCCTCGATGATCGGCATGCTCGGCCTGATCGCGGCCCTGTACGTCGTGTCGTCCGTGCTCCGGCTGCACGGCGAGGAGACGTCGGGCCGCGCGGAACCGGTCCTGGCGAACGCGGTGGGCCGACTGCGCTGGGCGGCCGGTCACCTCCTGATCGCCTTCGGCGGCGCGACCCTGATCATGCTCCTGGCCGGGCTGGGCTTCGCGGCGGGCTACGGCGAGGAGGTCCTGCCGATCCTGGGCGCCTGTCTGGTACAGATCCCGGCGATCTGGCTGGTCGGCGGCCTGGCCGTCCTGCTGTACGGGACGGCCCCGCGTCTGGCGCCGGCCGCGTGGGGTGTGGCGGGCGCGATCCTGCTCATCGGCTGGATCGGCCCGGCGCTGGACGCCCCGCAGGCCGTCCTGGACCTGTCGCCCTTCGGCCACCTGCCGAAGCTGCCGGGCGGCGGGATGGAGTGGGGGCCGGTGCTGGTGCTCTCCGGTGCGTCGGCGGCTCTGGTGGCCGCGGGGCTCGCGGCGCTGCGACGGCGGGACATGTCGACCTAG
- a CDS encoding ABC transporter ATP-binding protein, giving the protein MTKAISVSGLHKSFGRAHALDGLDLEVETGEVHGFLGPNGAGKSTTIRVLLGLLRADSGAAQVLGRDPWTDAVEAHRRIAYVPGDVTLWRNLSGGEVIDLYGRLRGGLDPARRADLIDRFELDPTKKGRTYSKGNRQKVALVAAFASDVDLLILDEPTSGLDPLMEEVFQRCVREERDRGRTVLLSSHILSEVEELCDRVSIIRKGRTVETGSLADLRHLTRTSVTAELAHSPNGLAHLPGVHDLDVQGKHVRLHVDTDKLDAVLRSLADSGVRSLRSTPPTLEELFLRHYQEEAAR; this is encoded by the coding sequence ATGACGAAGGCCATCTCGGTGTCCGGACTGCACAAGTCCTTCGGCCGCGCCCACGCTCTGGACGGCCTCGACCTGGAGGTCGAGACCGGTGAGGTGCACGGCTTCCTCGGCCCCAACGGCGCCGGCAAGTCCACCACCATCCGCGTCCTGCTCGGCCTGCTGCGCGCCGACTCCGGCGCCGCGCAGGTCCTCGGCCGCGACCCATGGACCGACGCGGTCGAGGCACACCGCCGCATCGCGTACGTCCCGGGCGACGTGACCCTGTGGCGCAACCTCTCCGGCGGCGAGGTCATCGACCTGTACGGCCGGCTGCGCGGCGGCCTGGACCCGGCCCGCCGGGCCGACCTGATCGACCGCTTCGAACTGGACCCCACCAAGAAGGGCCGTACGTACTCGAAGGGCAACCGCCAGAAGGTCGCCCTGGTGGCCGCGTTCGCCTCGGACGTCGACCTGCTGATCCTGGACGAGCCGACCTCGGGCCTGGACCCCCTGATGGAGGAGGTCTTCCAGCGCTGTGTGCGGGAGGAACGGGACCGCGGCCGGACGGTCCTGCTGTCCTCCCACATCCTCAGCGAGGTCGAGGAGCTGTGCGACCGCGTCAGCATCATCCGCAAGGGCCGCACGGTGGAGACGGGCTCACTGGCCGACCTGCGCCACCTGACGAGGACGAGCGTGACGGCCGAACTCGCCCACTCCCCCAACGGGTTGGCCCACCTGCCGGGTGTGCACGACCTCGACGTACAGGGAAAGCACGTGAGGCTGCACGTCGACACCGACAAACTCGACGCGGTGCTGAGGTCGTTGGCGGACTCGGGCGTGCGGTCGCTGAGGTCGACGCCACCGACGCTGGAGGAGCTGTTCCTGCGGCACTACCAGGAAGAGGCGGCGAGGTGA
- a CDS encoding GbsR/MarR family transcriptional regulator — protein MADERVEREEAGGHRDADAVSRFVESFAAQLVEAGMQRMPARVFAALLSSDEGAMTSAELGDQLRISPAAVSGAVRYLAQQHMVSREREPGSRRERYRVHSNQWYEALTNRETVLKRWEGALREGVTSLGGDTPAGRRMAETLAFFEFVDGEISAMMERWRVHRATVFGEG, from the coding sequence ATGGCGGACGAACGGGTCGAGCGGGAAGAAGCCGGTGGTCACCGGGACGCCGATGCCGTGTCGCGGTTCGTCGAGTCCTTCGCGGCGCAGCTCGTCGAGGCCGGAATGCAGCGGATGCCCGCCCGGGTCTTCGCCGCGCTCCTCTCCTCGGACGAGGGCGCGATGACCTCCGCCGAGCTGGGCGACCAGCTGCGGATCAGTCCCGCGGCGGTGTCCGGCGCGGTGCGTTACCTGGCCCAGCAGCACATGGTCTCGCGGGAGCGCGAGCCCGGTTCACGGCGCGAGCGCTACCGGGTGCACAGCAACCAGTGGTACGAGGCTCTCACCAATCGCGAGACCGTGCTCAAGCGGTGGGAGGGCGCGCTGCGCGAGGGCGTCACCAGCCTCGGCGGCGACACCCCCGCCGGACGCCGCATGGCCGAGACGCTCGCCTTCTTCGAGTTCGTCGACGGCGAGATCTCGGCCATGATGGAACGCTGGCGCGTTCACCGGGCCACGGTGTTCGGGGAGGGCTAG
- a CDS encoding APC family permease produces MAVDEGVASAADTAAKSGEEGPVHRLKPNAIGLLGVVFMAVATAAPITAMTGNVPFMVSSGNGIGAPASYLVAMVVLAIFSVGFTSMAKHITSTGAFYGFISYGLGRSVGLASGLLATFAYVVFEPALIGIFSTFATTTLNDQTGLDIPWWAFAVLMLAVNATGTWFGVSVAEKLLVVLLATEVTILAAMAISVAFHGGGPDGFSIDPVNPVNAFKGTSAGLGLFFAFWSWVGFESTAMYGEESRNPKKIIPKATMISVLGVGVFYVFVSWMAITGTGQSSAVKVATDNPLGLFFNPTERYVGHWAVDVMQWLMITGSLACGMAFHNCAARYMYALGREGVLPSLKNTVGRTHARHGSPHIAGLVQTVVSAVLIGAFWAAGKDPYTGTYVLLAILGTMAILVVQAVCSFAVLVYFRSHHPESRHWFRTFAAPLVGGVAMLAVVTLLVSNMGVAAGPESGSLVLKATPWLVALIAVAGVGYAQYLKRRDPSRYQLLGRTVLEETKER; encoded by the coding sequence ATGGCAGTGGACGAGGGCGTCGCCTCAGCGGCGGACACAGCGGCGAAGTCAGGCGAGGAAGGGCCCGTTCACCGGCTCAAGCCCAACGCCATCGGCCTGCTCGGGGTGGTCTTCATGGCCGTCGCGACGGCCGCGCCGATCACCGCGATGACCGGCAACGTGCCCTTCATGGTGTCGTCGGGCAACGGCATCGGTGCCCCGGCGAGCTACCTCGTCGCAATGGTCGTCCTGGCGATCTTTTCCGTCGGCTTCACCTCGATGGCGAAGCACATCACCTCGACGGGCGCCTTCTACGGCTTCATCTCCTACGGCCTCGGCCGTTCGGTCGGGCTCGCCTCGGGGCTGCTCGCGACCTTCGCGTACGTGGTGTTCGAGCCGGCGCTGATCGGCATCTTCTCGACCTTCGCCACCACCACCCTCAACGACCAGACGGGCCTCGACATCCCCTGGTGGGCGTTCGCGGTGCTGATGCTCGCCGTCAACGCGACGGGCACCTGGTTCGGCGTCTCCGTCGCCGAGAAACTGCTCGTCGTCCTGCTCGCCACCGAGGTGACGATCCTCGCGGCGATGGCGATCTCGGTCGCCTTCCACGGCGGCGGCCCGGACGGCTTCAGCATCGACCCGGTCAACCCGGTCAACGCCTTCAAGGGGACCAGCGCGGGCCTCGGGCTCTTCTTCGCCTTCTGGTCCTGGGTCGGCTTCGAGTCGACGGCGATGTACGGCGAGGAGTCGCGCAACCCGAAGAAGATCATCCCCAAGGCCACGATGATCTCGGTGCTGGGCGTCGGCGTCTTCTACGTGTTCGTCTCCTGGATGGCCATCACGGGCACCGGACAGTCGTCGGCCGTGAAGGTCGCCACCGACAACCCGCTCGGCCTGTTCTTCAACCCCACAGAGCGGTACGTCGGCCACTGGGCCGTCGACGTCATGCAGTGGCTGATGATCACCGGTTCGCTGGCCTGCGGCATGGCCTTCCACAACTGCGCCGCCCGCTACATGTACGCCCTGGGCCGCGAGGGCGTCCTGCCCTCCCTGAAGAACACCGTCGGCCGCACCCACGCCCGGCACGGCTCCCCGCACATCGCGGGCCTGGTCCAGACCGTCGTCTCGGCCGTCCTGATCGGCGCGTTCTGGGCGGCGGGCAAGGACCCGTACACCGGTACGTACGTGCTGCTCGCGATCCTCGGCACGATGGCGATCCTGGTGGTGCAGGCGGTGTGCTCGTTCGCCGTGCTGGTCTACTTCCGCTCCCACCACCCCGAGAGCCGGCACTGGTTCAGGACGTTCGCCGCCCCGCTCGTCGGCGGCGTCGCGATGCTCGCCGTGGTCACGCTGCTGGTGTCCAACATGGGGGTCGCGGCGGGGCCGGAGTCGGGTTCGCTGGTGCTGAAGGCGACGCCGTGGCTGGTCGCGCTGATCGCGGTGGCCGGCGTGGGCTACGCCCAGTACCTCAAGCGGCGGGACCCGTCCCGCTACCAGCTGCTGGGGCGGACGGTGCTGGAGGAGACGAAGGAGCGCTAG
- a CDS encoding ethanolamine ammonia-lyase subunit EutB, with amino-acid sequence MSAYTSTLGGERYRFDSLARLLAAASPERSGDRLAGLAAQDARQRVAARWALAEVPLTDFLTRPLIPYEDDDVTRLVLDTHDPAAFAPVASMTVGELREWLLSEAADAVTLAALAPGLTPEMAAAVSKLMGNADLVTVARKVRVVTAFRSTIGLPGRLATRLQPNHPTDDPAGVAAALLDGLLLGSGDAVIGINPATDSPKAVRDLLELLDGVIGRYAIPTQSCVLCHVTTSVDLMERGAPVDLVFQSIAGTQAANASFGVTLGLLDEAYEAALALERGTVGRNVMYFETGQGSALSAGAHHGVDQQTVEARAYAVARRYDPLLVNTVVGFIGPEYLYDGRQILRAALEDHFCGKLLGLPMGLDICYTNHADADDDDIATMLTMLGVAGASFVICTPGGDDIMLNYQSASYHDALYLREVLGLRPAPEFEAWLDSIGLLDPRGGIRELSGTTHPLTGIATTGTDGHTAGRATGRELAA; translated from the coding sequence ATGAGCGCCTACACCTCCACCCTCGGCGGCGAGCGGTACCGCTTCGACTCGCTCGCCCGGCTGCTCGCCGCCGCGAGCCCCGAACGCTCCGGCGACCGCCTGGCCGGTCTCGCGGCGCAGGACGCCCGACAGCGGGTCGCGGCGCGCTGGGCGCTGGCGGAGGTGCCGCTGACCGACTTCCTGACCCGGCCGCTGATCCCCTACGAGGACGACGACGTCACCCGGCTCGTCCTCGACACCCACGATCCGGCCGCCTTCGCGCCGGTGGCGTCGATGACGGTCGGGGAGCTGCGGGAGTGGCTGCTGTCGGAGGCGGCGGACGCGGTGACGCTGGCCGCGCTGGCGCCCGGACTCACCCCGGAGATGGCGGCCGCCGTCTCCAAGCTCATGGGGAACGCAGATCTCGTGACGGTGGCCCGGAAGGTACGGGTGGTGACCGCGTTCCGCTCGACCATCGGGCTGCCGGGCCGACTGGCCACCCGGCTCCAGCCCAACCACCCGACCGACGACCCGGCGGGCGTCGCGGCCGCCCTCCTCGACGGCCTCCTGCTCGGCTCCGGCGACGCGGTGATCGGCATCAACCCGGCCACCGACAGCCCGAAGGCCGTACGGGACCTGCTGGAACTGCTCGACGGGGTGATCGGGCGGTACGCGATACCCACCCAGTCCTGCGTGCTGTGCCACGTCACCACCAGCGTGGACCTGATGGAGCGGGGCGCCCCCGTCGACCTCGTCTTCCAGTCCATCGCCGGCACCCAGGCGGCGAACGCCTCCTTCGGGGTCACCCTCGGCCTGCTCGACGAGGCGTACGAGGCGGCGCTGGCCCTGGAGCGGGGGACGGTCGGCCGGAACGTCATGTACTTCGAGACCGGGCAGGGCAGCGCCCTCTCCGCCGGCGCGCACCACGGGGTCGACCAGCAGACGGTCGAGGCGCGGGCGTACGCGGTCGCCCGCCGCTACGACCCGCTGCTGGTGAACACGGTCGTCGGCTTCATCGGCCCGGAGTACCTCTACGACGGCCGGCAGATCCTGCGCGCCGCCCTCGAGGACCACTTCTGCGGCAAGCTGCTCGGCCTGCCCATGGGCCTGGACATCTGCTACACCAACCACGCCGACGCCGATGACGACGACATCGCCACGATGCTGACGATGCTCGGCGTGGCCGGGGCCTCCTTCGTGATCTGCACCCCGGGCGGCGACGACATCATGCTCAACTACCAGTCGGCCTCGTACCACGACGCGTTGTACCTGCGGGAGGTGCTGGGGCTGCGCCCGGCGCCGGAGTTCGAGGCGTGGCTGGATTCGATCGGGTTGCTGGACCCGCGCGGCGGCATCCGCGAGCTGTCCGGAACGACCCACCCGCTGACGGGGATCGCCACCACCGGGACCGACGGACACACCGCCGGCCGCGCCACCGGACGGGAGCTCGCCGCATGA
- the eutC gene encoding ethanolamine ammonia-lyase subunit EutC produces MTISQAARSQTARSQTADSQAPDGQGELWASLRLRTQARIGLGRAGSALPTRHRLELQAAHAAARDAVHSPFDPDAVAARLTGTSVVRVRSAAPDRLTYLQRPDLGRRLNPVDRAHLPTGEWDVVFVVADGLSSQAVHEHAAAMIRATTARLPSGTRVAPVVLAEQARVALGDDIAHTMAATAVVLLVGERPGMSAADSLGAYLTHRPVPGVTTDADRNCLSNIRPPLGLDYETAAGKLVALLAGARELGRSGVALKDESGDEAVVDRRP; encoded by the coding sequence ATGACCATCAGCCAGGCAGCCCGCAGTCAGACAGCCCGCAGTCAGACAGCCGACAGTCAGGCCCCCGACGGTCAGGGCGAGTTGTGGGCGTCCCTGCGCCTGCGCACCCAGGCCCGTATCGGTCTGGGCCGGGCCGGTTCCGCCCTGCCCACCCGGCACCGCCTGGAGCTCCAGGCCGCGCACGCCGCCGCCCGGGACGCGGTGCACTCGCCGTTCGACCCGGACGCGGTGGCCGCGCGGCTGACCGGCACCTCGGTGGTCCGGGTGCGCAGCGCCGCCCCCGACCGCCTCACCTACCTCCAGCGCCCAGACCTGGGCCGCCGGCTGAACCCCGTCGACCGGGCCCATCTGCCCACCGGCGAGTGGGACGTCGTCTTCGTGGTCGCCGACGGACTCTCCAGCCAGGCGGTGCACGAGCACGCGGCGGCGATGATCCGGGCGACGACCGCGCGGCTGCCGTCCGGCACCCGGGTGGCGCCCGTCGTCCTCGCCGAACAGGCCCGGGTGGCCCTCGGCGACGACATCGCGCACACCATGGCCGCCACGGCCGTGGTGCTCCTCGTCGGCGAACGCCCCGGCATGTCGGCGGCGGACTCGCTGGGTGCGTACCTGACCCACCGGCCCGTGCCGGGTGTCACCACCGACGCCGACCGCAACTGCCTGTCCAACATCCGCCCGCCCCTGGGCCTGGACTACGAGACGGCGGCGGGGAAGCTGGTGGCGCTGCTGGCCGGGGCGCGGGAGCTGGGGCGGTCGGGGGTGGCCCTGAAGGACGAATCCGGCGACGAGGCTGTAGTCGACCGACGGCCATGA
- a CDS encoding diacylglycerol kinase family protein: MATFATSDQLLVIIDPVARRTDGESVRIAKDVLSAGAARTKVCLPEDPEEFARVLARRGSRRPVVVGDDRALMRTVTLLHRQRALAETVLSVVPVGAALGVAHALGVPTGAVAAARAVLDGAERRLDVLVDDSDGVVLGALRIPPVPLAPQPEPTVAEAGLAQGGGHPWLRTYQSLFRTLVPSRPTRLSAAPAPPGPARLRIEVDGVTLVDLDQPVEAVSVTPGPSGTAIVQVRPLSLGAVAVPLEARGRTVTVSGADFRYRADAAVAGPVRVRTWTVREGALGLMLPGR, encoded by the coding sequence GTGGCGACTTTCGCGACGTCCGATCAGCTGCTGGTGATCATCGATCCGGTCGCCCGGCGCACGGACGGGGAGTCCGTACGAATCGCGAAAGACGTGCTCAGCGCGGGTGCGGCGCGTACGAAGGTGTGTCTCCCCGAGGACCCGGAGGAATTCGCCCGGGTGCTGGCCCGGCGGGGCTCGCGGCGGCCGGTGGTCGTCGGCGACGACCGCGCGCTGATGCGGACGGTGACCCTGCTGCACCGACAGCGGGCCCTGGCCGAAACCGTGCTGTCGGTGGTGCCGGTGGGTGCCGCCCTGGGCGTCGCGCACGCCCTGGGGGTGCCCACGGGGGCGGTGGCGGCGGCCCGGGCCGTCCTGGACGGCGCCGAGCGGCGTCTGGACGTACTGGTGGACGACAGCGACGGGGTGGTGCTGGGCGCGCTGCGGATCCCGCCGGTGCCGCTCGCCCCGCAGCCGGAGCCGACCGTGGCGGAGGCCGGGCTCGCGCAGGGCGGCGGCCACCCCTGGCTGCGGACCTACCAGTCCCTCTTCCGGACGCTGGTGCCGTCACGGCCGACGCGGCTCTCCGCCGCCCCGGCCCCGCCCGGCCCGGCCCGGCTGCGGATCGAGGTCGACGGGGTGACGCTGGTCGACCTCGACCAGCCGGTGGAGGCGGTGTCGGTGACCCCGGGGCCCTCCGGCACGGCGATCGTGCAGGTACGGCCGCTGTCCCTGGGCGCGGTGGCGGTGCCCCTGGAGGCGCGGGGGCGGACGGTGACCGTCTCGGGCGCGGACTTCCGCTACCGGGCGGACGCGGCGGTCGCGGGGCCGGTACGCGTGCGCACCTGGACGGTGCGCGAGGGGGCGCTGGGGCTGATGCTGCCGGGGCGGTGA
- a CDS encoding adenylosuccinate synthase — MPALVLLGAQWGDEGKGKATDLLGGSVDYVVRYQGGNNAGHTVVVGDQKYALHLLPSGILSPGCTPVIGNGVVVDPSVLLSELSGLNERGVDTSKLLISGNAHIITPYNVTVDKVTERFLGKRKIGTTGRGIGPTYADKINRVGIRVQDLYDESILTQKVEAALDGKNQLLTKLYNRRAIAVDQVVEELLGYAEKLAPYVTDTVLLLNQALEANKVVLFEGGQGTLLDIDHGTYPFVTSSNPTAGGACTGAGVGPTKISRVIGILKAYTTRVGSGPFPTELFDEDGEALRRIGGERGVTTGRDRRCGWFDAVIARYATRVNGLTDFFLTKLDVLTGWEQIPVCVAYEIDGKRVEELPYSQSDFHHAKPIYETLPGWSEDITKAKSFSDLPKNAQAYVKALEEMSGAPISAIGVGPGRDETIEINSFL, encoded by the coding sequence GTGCCCGCACTTGTGCTGCTCGGTGCTCAGTGGGGTGACGAAGGCAAGGGAAAGGCCACCGACCTTCTCGGTGGCTCGGTGGATTACGTAGTGCGTTACCAGGGCGGCAACAACGCCGGCCACACGGTCGTCGTGGGCGACCAGAAGTACGCACTCCACCTGCTCCCTTCGGGAATTCTGTCACCCGGCTGTACGCCGGTCATCGGTAACGGTGTCGTTGTCGACCCGTCGGTCCTGCTCTCCGAGCTGAGCGGTCTGAACGAGCGCGGCGTCGACACGTCGAAGCTGCTGATCAGCGGCAACGCGCACATCATCACCCCGTACAACGTCACTGTCGACAAGGTGACGGAACGCTTCCTCGGAAAGCGCAAGATCGGCACCACCGGCCGCGGTATCGGCCCGACCTACGCCGACAAGATCAACCGGGTCGGCATCCGGGTCCAGGACCTGTACGACGAGTCGATCCTCACCCAGAAGGTCGAGGCGGCGCTCGACGGCAAGAACCAGCTGCTCACCAAGCTGTACAACCGCCGCGCGATCGCCGTGGACCAGGTCGTCGAGGAGCTGCTGGGTTACGCGGAGAAGCTCGCTCCGTACGTCACCGACACGGTTCTGCTCCTCAACCAGGCGCTGGAGGCGAACAAGGTCGTCCTCTTCGAGGGCGGTCAGGGCACGCTCCTCGACATCGACCACGGCACGTATCCCTTCGTCACCTCGTCGAACCCGACCGCGGGCGGCGCCTGCACGGGCGCGGGCGTGGGCCCGACGAAGATCAGCCGGGTCATCGGCATCCTGAAGGCCTACACGACCCGCGTCGGCTCGGGCCCGTTCCCGACCGAGCTGTTCGACGAGGACGGCGAGGCGCTGCGCCGCATCGGCGGCGAGCGGGGCGTGACGACCGGTCGTGACCGCCGCTGCGGCTGGTTCGACGCGGTCATCGCCCGCTACGCGACCCGCGTGAACGGCCTGACGGACTTCTTCCTGACGAAGCTCGACGTCCTGACCGGCTGGGAGCAGATCCCGGTCTGCGTGGCCTACGAGATCGACGGCAAGCGCGTCGAGGAACTCCCGTACTCGCAGAGCGACTTCCACCACGCGAAGCCGATCTACGAGACCCTGCCCGGCTGGTCCGAGGACATCACCAAGGCGAAGTCCTTCTCCGACCTGCCGAAGAACGCCCAGGCGTACGTCAAGGCGCTGGAGGAGATGTCCGGCGCCCCGATCTCCGCGATCGGCGTGGGCCCGGGCCGGGACGAGACGATCGAGATCAACTCGTTCCTGTAG
- a CDS encoding bifunctional metallophosphatase/5'-nucleotidase: MPVNPMNRREFVQKSAVTGAAVAVAGAVGSGSAEASTGHAGHAPGKTPRTWSFSILGTTDLHSHVFDWDYYTDAAYTDSKGNSVGVARVATLVEQQRAAKGEGHVLLVDAGDIIQGTSLAYYFARVDPITGTDGKKGPKHPMAVAMNHMRYDAAALGNHEFNYGIEVLRKFEQQCHFPLLGANALDAKTLKPAFAPYTVKKIRVPGAPDIKVGILGLTNPGIALWDKDNVSGRMVFPGLVEQAKKYVPRLRALGCDVVFLTDHSGLDGSTSYGDALPYVENASNLVAEQVPGIDAILVGHTHVEVPSYTVKNAETGEEVLLSEPYCWGYRLTVFDFELELHHGRWKVTGKKAQTLNPNSVDEDPEITKLLKADHDLVVKYVNTAVGTCTQDLSAAESCWKDVPIMDFIHEVQMRTVAAGLSTADAALPLISVAAPFSRTADIPAGDVTIRDIAGLYIYDNTLYGKKLTGAQLKDYLEFAAKYYHQVPAGTAVDTATLTNANSFWDYMYDTAAGVSYDIDIAQAEGARIRNLTYDGAAVADDQVFVVAVNNYRANGGSGYPHIAAADIAYSSTNEIRQLMIDYITSEGTLDPADFAAADWKLTQAGTAVF; encoded by the coding sequence ATGCCCGTCAACCCCATGAACCGCCGTGAGTTCGTGCAGAAGTCGGCCGTCACCGGAGCGGCCGTGGCCGTCGCGGGAGCGGTCGGTTCCGGTAGCGCCGAGGCCTCCACCGGCCACGCCGGCCACGCGCCCGGGAAGACGCCCCGCACCTGGTCGTTCTCCATCCTGGGCACCACCGACCTGCACAGTCACGTCTTCGACTGGGACTACTACACCGACGCCGCCTACACGGACAGCAAGGGCAACTCGGTCGGGGTCGCCCGGGTCGCCACGCTCGTCGAGCAGCAGCGGGCGGCGAAGGGCGAGGGTCACGTCCTCCTCGTCGACGCCGGCGACATCATCCAGGGCACCTCGCTCGCCTACTACTTCGCGCGCGTCGACCCGATCACCGGGACCGACGGCAAGAAGGGGCCGAAGCACCCCATGGCCGTCGCCATGAACCACATGCGCTACGACGCCGCCGCCCTCGGCAACCACGAGTTCAACTACGGCATCGAGGTGCTGCGGAAGTTCGAGCAGCAGTGCCACTTCCCGCTGCTCGGCGCCAACGCGCTGGACGCGAAGACCCTCAAGCCCGCCTTCGCCCCGTACACGGTCAAGAAGATCCGCGTCCCCGGCGCCCCCGACATCAAGGTCGGCATCCTGGGCCTCACCAACCCCGGCATCGCCCTGTGGGACAAGGACAACGTCAGCGGCAGGATGGTCTTCCCGGGTCTGGTGGAGCAGGCGAAGAAGTACGTGCCGAGGCTGCGGGCGCTGGGCTGTGACGTCGTCTTCCTGACCGACCACTCCGGGCTCGACGGATCCACCTCCTACGGCGACGCGCTCCCGTACGTCGAGAACGCCTCCAACCTCGTCGCCGAGCAGGTCCCCGGCATCGACGCGATCCTCGTCGGCCACACCCACGTCGAGGTTCCCTCGTACACCGTCAAGAACGCGGAGACCGGCGAGGAGGTGCTGCTCTCCGAGCCGTACTGCTGGGGCTACCGGCTGACCGTCTTCGACTTCGAGCTCGAACTCCACCACGGGCGCTGGAAGGTCACCGGCAAGAAGGCCCAGACCCTCAACCCCAACAGCGTCGACGAGGACCCGGAGATCACCAAGCTCCTCAAGGCCGACCACGACCTCGTCGTGAAGTACGTCAACACGGCCGTGGGCACCTGTACGCAGGACCTGTCGGCGGCGGAGTCCTGCTGGAAGGACGTCCCGATCATGGACTTCATCCACGAGGTCCAGATGAGGACGGTGGCCGCCGGACTGTCGACCGCCGACGCCGCCCTGCCCCTGATCTCCGTCGCCGCGCCCTTCAGCCGCACCGCCGACATCCCGGCCGGTGACGTCACCATCCGCGACATCGCCGGGCTCTACATCTACGACAACACCCTGTACGGCAAGAAGCTCACCGGCGCCCAGCTCAAGGACTACCTGGAGTTCGCCGCGAAGTACTACCACCAGGTACCGGCGGGCACGGCGGTCGACACCGCGACCCTGACCAACGCCAACAGCTTCTGGGACTACATGTACGACACGGCGGCAGGCGTCTCGTACGACATCGACATCGCGCAGGCGGAGGGGGCGCGGATCAGGAACCTCACCTACGACGGCGCCGCCGTCGCCGACGACCAGGTCTTCGTCGTCGCCGTCAACAACTACCGCGCCAACGGCGGCAGCGGCTACCCGCACATCGCCGCCGCCGACATCGCCTACAGCTCCACCAACGAGATCCGTCAGCTGATGATCGACTACATCACGTCCGAGGGGACCCTGGACCCGGCCGACTTCGCCGCCGCCGACTGGAAGCTGACGCAGGCCGGCACGGCCGTCTTCTGA